The genomic region TCGGCCCCGCGGCGGCTGGTCAGGATCAGGTGCTCGGCGCCGTTCTCCGCCAGCCAGCGGGCCACGTGCGCACCCAGGGCGCCCGTACCACCGGTGACCAGCGTCGTCCCGGCCGGACGCCACTCGCGCACCGGCGGGGTTTCGGCCAGCCGGGCCCGCACGAGACGTCGCACGAAGAGCCCCGAGGACCGCACGGCCACCTGGTCCTCGGCGGCGTCCCCGGCAAGCACGCCGACGAGTCGTCCGAGCGTCCGGGCGTCGGTCTGCGCGGGCAGGTCGATCAGACCGCCCCAACGCTCGCCGTGTTCCAGGGCCGTGACGCGGCCGAGTCCCCAGATCGGGGCCTGCGCGGGATCGGCCTGCTGCTCGGAACGGCCCACGGACACCGCGCCACGGGTGACGCACCAGAGCGGAGCGGCAACGTCGGCGTCACCGAGGGCCTGGACGAGCGCGAGGGTGGCGATCACCCCGGCGGGCGCGGCGGAGCCGATCGGCTCCGCTTCGGCCCCGGCGGGGGTCAGGAGGGACAGCACGCCCGCCACGGCGGGGCCGTCGGCGAGTGCCTCACGGATCCGCTCGACCAGCTCGGCACGGGCGTCGTGGGTACGGGGGACCGCGATCTGCCGTACATCGGCCCCGTGTTCGGCGAGCGCGCGCACGACGGCGTCGGCTCCCTCACCGGCCTCCGGGACCGCGACGAGCCAAGTGCCGGTGAGACGGGTGGCGGCGGGCTCGGGAGCCGGCTTCCAGGTGATCCGGTAGCGCCAGCCGTCGACCGTGGAGCGCTCCTGCCGACGGCGCCGCCAGGAGGACAGCGCGGGCAGGAGAGCGGTGAGCGTCTCGTCCCCGTCGATGGCCAGCTCGGCGGTGAGGGCGGCCACGTCCTGGCGCTCGACGGCCTCCCAGAAGTGGGCGTCGGCGGTGTCGGCCGGGGACACGGCGGGGCCGGCGTCCGGGGCGGTACCGCTTTCGAGCCAGAAGTGCTCCTGCTGGAAGGCGTAGGTGGGCAGGTCGACGCGCTGGGCGCCGGTGCCGGCGAAGACCGCGTCCCAGTCGACCGTCACGCCGCGGACGTAGGCCTCACCCAAGGAGAGCCAGAAACGCTCCAGACCGCCCTCGTTGCGGCGCAGGGAGCCCAGGATCGCAGCCTCGCGGCCCGCGTCCTCGACGGTCTCCTGCATGCCGACGGTCAGCACCGGGTGCGGACTCGACTCGATGAACACACCGAAGCCCTGCTCCAGGAGCGTGCGGGTCGCCTGCTCCAGCTCGACTGTCTGACGCAGGTTGCGGAACCAGTAACCGGCATCCAGCTCGGTGCCGCTGACCCATTCGCCGGTGACCGTGGACAGGAACGGAACCTCCGCCGCCTGCGGAACGATCGGGGCGAGAAGGGTGTCGAGCTCCTCACGGAGCAGCTCCACCTGCGCCGAATGCGAGGCGTAGTCCACCGCGATCCGCTTGGCACGAACCCCGTCCGCCTCACACGAGGCGAGGAGCTCCTCCAGGGCCTGGACCTCGCCGGAGACGACCACGGAAGACGGGCCGTTGACGGCAGCGACGGAAATCCGCTCCTCACCCCACGGCGCGATCCGCTCACGTACCTCGGCAGCGGGCAGCGGCACGGACACCATGCCGCCCAAGCCGGCCAGCACCCGCCCGATCGCCTGACTCCGCAAAGCCACGACACGAGCCGCGTCCTCCAGGGACAAGATCCCGGCGACGCAGGCGGCCGCGATCTCACCCTGCGAATGCCCGATCACCGCACCCGGACGCACACCCGCCGAACGCCACACCTCAGCCAACGACACCATCACCGCGAACAGAGCCGGCTGCACGACATCCACCCGGTCGAGCGAGGGCACGCCATCGGCACCCCGGAGCACATCCACCAACGACCAGTCGGTGAAGGGCTCCAGCGCCTTCGCACACTCATCCACCCGCGCGGCGAACTCGGGCGAGGCGTCGAGCAGCCCCGCCGCCATGCCCACCCACTGCGAGCCCTGACCCGGGAACACGAAGGCGGTCTTGCCACCGACCACGGACCCGGTCACCACACCAGCGGCCAGCGAACCCGACGCAACCGCAGCCACACCGGCAGCGTGATCGCCGAGAACGACGGCCCGGTGATCCAGCCCCGCACGCGTCGCCGCCAACGACCAGCCCACATCCAGCGGATCCACACCCGGCACACCCGCCAGCCAGCCGGACAGCCGCTCCGCCTGCGCCCGCAACGCCCCCGCGCTCTTGCCCGACAGCACCCACGGCACCACCGGCATCCCAGAACGAACATCCGGCTCAACGGACTCAGCCGTATCCGCGTCCGCCTCCGGCGCCTGCTCCACGATCACATGCGCGTTCGTCCCGCTGAACCCGAACGACGACACACCCGCACGACGCGGGGCACCGGTCCGCGGCCAGGGGACGCTCTCGCCGATCAAGGAGACGGCGCCCGCCTCCCAGTCCACGTGCGGGGTCGGCTCGTCGAGGTGGAGGGTCTTGGGGACGACGCCGTGCCGCATCGCCTCGACCATCTTGATGATGCTCGCGACACCGGCCGCGGCCTGGGTGTGACCGATGTTGGATTTGATGGAGCCGAGCAGCAGCGGCCGGTCCGCCGGCCGGTCCTGCCCGTACGTCGCGAGCACGGCCTGCGCCTCAATCGGGTCGCCCAGGGTCGTACCCGTGCCGTGCGCCTCCACGACGTCCACCTCGGCGGTGGTGAGGCGGGCGTTGGTGAGCGCCTGGTGGATGACGCGCTGCTGCGAGGGCCCGTTGGGGGCCGTCAGGCCGTTGCTCGCGCCGTCCTGGTTGATCGCGGAGCCGCGGATCACGGCCAGCACCGGGTGTCCGTTGCGCTGCGCGTCCGACAGCCGCTCCACGAGCAGCATGCCGACGCCCTCGCCCCAGCCGGTGCCGTCGGCGGCGGCCGCGAAGGGCTTGCAGCGGCCGTCGGCGGCCAGGCCGCGCTGGCGGCTGAACTCGGTGAAGGTGGCCGGGGTCGCCATCACGGTGACCCCGCCGGCGAGGGCCATGGTGCACTCCCCCGCCCGCAGGGCCTGCACCGCGAGGTGCAGGGTGACCAGGGAGGACGAGCAGGCCGTGTCGACGGTGACGGCGGGGCCTTCGAGGCCGAAGGTGTACGCGACGCGGCCGGAGGCGATGCTGCCGGAGCTGCCGGTGCCGAGGAAGCCCTCGACGCCTTCGGGGACGGAGTCGAGGCGGGCGGTGTAGTCGTGGTACATGACGCCGGCGAAGACGGCCGTCCGGCTGCCGCGC from Streptomyces sp. NBC_01551 harbors:
- a CDS encoding type I polyketide synthase translates to MVNEDKLRDYLKRATADLRQARRRLREVEEQNQEPVAIVAMSCRYPGGVRSPEDLWRLVADGDDAVSGFPVDRGWDVESLYDADPDSAGSSYVSEGGFLYDAARFDPAPFGISPREALAMDPHQRLLLETSWEAFERAGIDPTSLRGSRTAVFAGVMYHDYTARLDSVPEGVEGFLGTGSSGSIASGRVAYTFGLEGPAVTVDTACSSSLVTLHLAVQALRAGECTMALAGGVTVMATPATFTEFSRQRGLAADGRCKPFAAAADGTGWGEGVGMLLVERLSDAQRNGHPVLAVIRGSAINQDGASNGLTAPNGPSQQRVIHQALTNARLTTAEVDVVEAHGTGTTLGDPIEAQAVLATYGQDRPADRPLLLGSIKSNIGHTQAAAGVASIIKMVEAMRHGVVPKTLHLDEPTPHVDWEAGAVSLIGESVPWPRTGAPRRAGVSSFGFSGTNAHVIVEQAPEADADTAESVEPDVRSGMPVVPWVLSGKSAGALRAQAERLSGWLAGVPGVDPLDVGWSLAATRAGLDHRAVVLGDHAAGVAAVASGSLAAGVVTGSVVGGKTAFVFPGQGSQWVGMAAGLLDASPEFAARVDECAKALEPFTDWSLVDVLRGADGVPSLDRVDVVQPALFAVMVSLAEVWRSAGVRPGAVIGHSQGEIAAACVAGILSLEDAARVVALRSQAIGRVLAGLGGMVSVPLPAAEVRERIAPWGEERISVAAVNGPSSVVVSGEVQALEELLASCEADGVRAKRIAVDYASHSAQVELLREELDTLLAPIVPQAAEVPFLSTVTGEWVSGTELDAGYWFRNLRQTVELEQATRTLLEQGFGVFIESSPHPVLTVGMQETVEDAGREAAILGSLRRNEGGLERFWLSLGEAYVRGVTVDWDAVFAGTGAQRVDLPTYAFQQEHFWLESGTAPDAGPAVSPADTADAHFWEAVERQDVAALTAELAIDGDETLTALLPALSSWRRRRQERSTVDGWRYRITWKPAPEPAATRLTGTWLVAVPEAGEGADAVVRALAEHGADVRQIAVPRTHDARAELVERIREALADGPAVAGVLSLLTPAGAEAEPIGSAAPAGVIATLALVQALGDADVAAPLWCVTRGAVSVGRSEQQADPAQAPIWGLGRVTALEHGERWGGLIDLPAQTDARTLGRLVGVLAGDAAEDQVAVRSSGLFVRRLVRARLAETPPVREWRPAGTTLVTGGTGALGAHVARWLAENGAEHLILTSRRGAEAPGADGLREELTALGAEVTLAACDVSDRDALAALLASVPADRPLTAVVHTAAVLDDGVIEALTPEQVERVLRVKVDATLHLHELTRDLDLSAFVLFSSFAATFGAPGQGNYAPGNAFLDAFAEYRRAAGLPATSLAWGPWGDGGMAEGAVGDRMRRHGVIEMAPERAVSALQHALDRDETTLTVADMEWKRFVLAFTSGRARPLLHDLPEARQAMEHARTDAAEDTGSAAVLTRQLAGQPEAEQERLLLELVRTAVAAVLGYAGPDAVEAGRAFKELGFDSLTSVELRNRLNAAAGLKLPPTLVFDYPTPTVLARHLRAELAGQGAVGATLVPTASASASDAEPIAVVAMSCRFPGGVRSPEELWQLLASGGDALSQFPADRGWDVEALYDPDPNAQGTSYTREGGFLSDAAAFDPAFFGISPREALAMDPQQRLLLETSWEVFERAGIDPDTLRGSQSGVFVGTNGSDYSHLVRGAADGLEGHLATGSAGSVVSGRLSYTFGLEGPAVTVDTACSASLVALHLAVQALRSGECSMALAGGVTVMSTPGTFIEFSRQRGLSTDGRC